A stretch of Microbacterium sp. LWH3-1.2 DNA encodes these proteins:
- a CDS encoding anthranilate synthase family protein, with protein sequence MTGSASPSLPDLAASGLPFALIARDERTVEVLTGDVVDVDLLADIPLTDASGAPHEVLALVPFRQVRERGFECHDDGAPLRCLIVRDRASLPRDEALAQLPIDAVALDDPGFDIADEEYAEIVRRVIADEIGRGEGANFVIRRDFTAGVTTDAATAALTWFRALLEHERGAYWTFAVVTPGHVAVGASPEAHVSARDGVVTMNPISGTFRHPAGGATAETLTEFLRSTKETEELFMVVDEELKMMSAVCSDGGRITGPHLKEMSRLTHTEYVLRGSSRLDPRDILRETMFAPTVTGSPMQNACTVITRHETTPRGYYSGVAALFTPRDTLAGGEATHDLDAPILIRTAYLQNGRLRVPVGATLVRHSDPYGEVGETHGKAAGVLGAIGAVPRDAAAETAAPSADVIDEDAPAPAPRRLADDPAIAELLASRNGRLAEFWLNPQGSSEPGPFDGRSALVVDAEDRFTTMLAHQLRHLGLDVEISPWSEVTDTQVDQAELLVTGPGPGDPRDSSSPRIRRMRDVVARRRAAGRPLLAVCLSHQILADTFGIDLAPLGAPHQGLQKSVDVFGVPASIGFYNTFTARVPAGTTRAGEAEIAADASGDVYALRGPGFASVQGHLESILSRDGMTTLQRLVEQAFAPVPA encoded by the coding sequence ATGACCGGGTCCGCATCCCCGTCCCTTCCCGACCTCGCCGCGAGCGGTCTCCCGTTCGCGCTCATCGCGCGCGACGAGCGCACCGTCGAGGTGCTGACCGGTGACGTCGTCGACGTCGACCTGCTCGCCGACATCCCGCTGACGGACGCCTCGGGTGCGCCGCACGAGGTGCTCGCCCTGGTGCCGTTCCGTCAGGTGCGCGAGCGCGGGTTCGAATGCCACGACGACGGCGCGCCGCTGCGGTGCCTCATCGTGCGGGATCGCGCTTCGCTCCCCCGCGACGAAGCCCTCGCCCAGCTCCCCATCGACGCGGTCGCGCTCGACGACCCCGGCTTCGACATCGCCGACGAGGAGTACGCCGAGATCGTGCGGCGCGTGATCGCCGACGAGATCGGCCGCGGTGAGGGTGCGAACTTCGTCATCCGTCGCGACTTCACAGCGGGAGTGACGACGGATGCCGCCACCGCCGCCCTGACGTGGTTCCGGGCTCTCCTCGAGCACGAGCGCGGGGCGTACTGGACGTTCGCCGTCGTCACGCCCGGGCACGTCGCCGTAGGCGCGAGCCCGGAGGCGCATGTGAGCGCGCGCGACGGCGTCGTCACCATGAACCCGATCTCGGGGACGTTCCGCCACCCGGCGGGGGGCGCGACCGCCGAGACGCTCACCGAGTTCCTCCGCTCGACGAAGGAGACCGAGGAGCTCTTCATGGTCGTCGACGAGGAGCTCAAGATGATGAGCGCCGTCTGCTCCGACGGCGGCCGCATCACCGGCCCGCACCTCAAGGAGATGTCGCGGCTCACGCACACCGAGTACGTGCTGCGGGGCAGCAGCAGGCTCGATCCGCGCGACATCCTGCGTGAGACGATGTTCGCCCCCACGGTGACCGGTTCACCTATGCAGAACGCGTGCACCGTCATCACGCGCCACGAGACGACGCCGCGCGGCTACTACTCGGGTGTCGCCGCGCTCTTCACCCCCCGCGACACGCTCGCGGGGGGCGAGGCGACCCACGACCTCGACGCCCCGATCCTCATCCGCACCGCCTACCTGCAGAATGGCCGGCTGCGCGTTCCCGTCGGTGCCACGCTCGTGCGGCACTCCGATCCCTACGGGGAGGTCGGGGAGACCCACGGCAAGGCTGCCGGGGTGCTCGGCGCGATCGGCGCCGTCCCCCGTGACGCGGCGGCCGAGACCGCGGCCCCCAGCGCCGATGTCATCGACGAAGACGCACCCGCGCCGGCCCCTCGCCGTCTGGCCGACGACCCGGCGATCGCCGAGCTCCTGGCGTCGCGCAACGGACGCCTCGCCGAGTTCTGGCTCAACCCGCAGGGATCGTCCGAGCCCGGCCCCTTCGACGGACGCTCCGCGCTCGTCGTCGACGCCGAGGATCGCTTCACGACGATGCTCGCCCACCAGCTGCGCCACCTCGGGCTCGACGTCGAGATCTCGCCCTGGAGCGAGGTCACCGACACGCAGGTCGATCAGGCGGAGCTCCTCGTGACCGGCCCGGGGCCGGGCGACCCCCGGGACTCCTCGAGCCCCCGCATCCGTCGCATGCGCGATGTCGTCGCGCGCCGCCGCGCGGCCGGCCGACCGCTCCTCGCCGTGTGCCTCAGTCACCAGATCCTCGCCGACACCTTCGGCATCGACCTCGCGCCGCTCGGCGCGCCGCACCAGGGGCTGCAGAAGTCGGTCGACGTGTTCGGCGTGCCGGCGTCGATCGGCTTCTACAACACGTTCACGGCCCGTGTTCCGGCGGGGACGACGCGCGCCGGCGAGGCTGAGATCGCCGCCGACGCGTCCGGAGACGTCTACGCGCTCCGCGGCCCCGGCTTCGCGTCCGTGCAGGGCCACCTCGAGTCGATCCTGTCGCGCGACGGCATGACGACGCTCCAGCGCCTGGTCGAGCAGGCTTTCGCGCCCGTCCCCGCCTGA
- the nhaA gene encoding Na+/H+ antiporter NhaA, whose translation MTQPTMTERSPEPERPSRPRRRGPSIADRIRSMGEQRTGALLLVLATLVAIVWANISATSYHDFWETELTIGFGDIHLEFTLHALVNDALMAIFFFTVGLEVRREFAIGELTSWSRAMIPVVAAVAGLLVPAALFLAIAAGSGYAHAWGVVISTDTAFLVGALALIGPRAPGRLRVFLLALAVVDDIGALSIIALFYTENFTPAPLLLAAVGLAGIYFTRYVRRGRGPIYATLSIIVWLAFLASGVHPTLAGVAIALLIPVYRPNRRDVEQALELARVFRQSPNTEYARQAANSLRESISINERLQSAYSPYVAYVILPLFALANAGVEISGPILAAAAQSPVTWAIIVGLVVGKFVGVFGAAAIMKVFKLGEFGLGLTLDRIAGGAMLCGIGFTISLFIIDLAIDDPDVQNEARVGVLAASVLAFVLAAIMFRISDARRPDDDGGRTLVRPVDPKRDHIYGDVNAPLTIVEYGDFQCPFCLKASGSIEEVRRELGDRLRYVWRHAPLERQHPNALAAAEAAEAANLQGRLPEFSRSLFADQDHQLPSDIIRRARELGLDVERFEEDLSSPKVTQRVRDDMLDAEAMDITSVPTFFINGVRHVGPYDARTLVRALTGSEPAGADAQPAPRADA comes from the coding sequence ATGACCCAGCCGACCATGACCGAGCGCTCGCCCGAGCCTGAGCGGCCGTCGCGCCCGCGTCGACGCGGTCCCTCCATCGCCGACCGCATCCGCAGCATGGGGGAGCAGCGCACCGGCGCGCTGCTGCTGGTGCTCGCGACGCTCGTCGCGATCGTGTGGGCGAACATCTCCGCGACGTCGTACCACGACTTCTGGGAGACCGAGCTGACCATCGGCTTCGGCGACATCCACCTCGAGTTCACGCTGCACGCGCTGGTCAACGACGCGCTCATGGCGATCTTCTTCTTCACCGTCGGCCTCGAGGTGCGCCGCGAGTTCGCGATCGGCGAGCTCACGAGCTGGTCGCGCGCGATGATTCCGGTGGTGGCCGCCGTCGCGGGGCTGCTCGTGCCGGCCGCGCTCTTCCTCGCGATCGCAGCGGGGTCCGGCTATGCGCATGCGTGGGGCGTCGTGATCTCGACCGACACCGCGTTCCTCGTCGGCGCGCTCGCGCTCATCGGGCCACGCGCCCCGGGAAGGCTGCGGGTGTTCCTTCTCGCCCTCGCCGTGGTGGACGACATCGGCGCGCTGAGCATCATCGCGCTCTTCTACACCGAGAACTTCACGCCCGCGCCGCTCCTCCTCGCGGCGGTCGGGCTCGCAGGCATCTACTTCACCCGCTACGTGCGCCGCGGCCGCGGCCCGATCTACGCCACCCTCTCGATCATCGTGTGGCTCGCGTTCCTGGCGTCCGGCGTCCACCCGACGCTCGCCGGCGTCGCCATCGCCCTGCTGATCCCGGTCTACCGGCCCAACCGCCGTGACGTCGAGCAGGCGCTCGAGCTCGCCCGCGTGTTCCGACAGTCGCCGAACACCGAGTACGCGCGTCAGGCGGCGAACAGCCTGCGCGAATCGATCTCGATCAACGAGAGGCTGCAGTCGGCGTACTCGCCGTACGTGGCCTACGTCATCCTGCCGCTGTTCGCGCTCGCCAACGCGGGTGTCGAGATCTCGGGGCCGATCCTCGCGGCGGCGGCCCAGTCGCCGGTGACGTGGGCCATCATCGTCGGTCTCGTCGTCGGCAAGTTCGTCGGCGTCTTCGGCGCGGCCGCGATCATGAAGGTCTTCAAGCTCGGCGAGTTCGGCCTCGGCCTCACCCTCGACCGCATCGCCGGGGGCGCGATGCTCTGCGGTATCGGCTTCACGATCTCGCTCTTCATCATCGATCTCGCCATCGATGACCCCGACGTGCAGAACGAGGCGCGCGTCGGCGTGCTCGCAGCATCCGTCCTCGCCTTCGTCCTCGCCGCGATCATGTTCCGCATCTCCGACGCCCGGCGGCCCGACGACGACGGCGGGCGCACCCTGGTTCGCCCCGTCGATCCGAAGCGGGACCACATCTACGGCGACGTGAACGCACCCCTCACGATCGTCGAGTACGGCGACTTCCAATGCCCGTTCTGCCTCAAGGCGTCGGGCTCGATCGAGGAGGTGCGGCGGGAGCTCGGCGATCGGCTGCGGTACGTGTGGCGCCACGCCCCGCTCGAGAGGCAGCATCCCAACGCGCTCGCGGCGGCGGAGGCCGCCGAGGCGGCGAACCTGCAGGGCAGGTTGCCGGAGTTCTCGCGCAGCCTCTTCGCCGACCAGGACCACCAGCTGCCGTCCGACATCATCCGTCGCGCACGGGAGCTCGGCCTCGACGTCGAGCGCTTCGAGGAGGACCTCAGCTCGCCGAAAGTCACCCAGCGGGTGCGCGACGACATGCTGGATGCCGAGGCGATGGACATCACGTCGGTGCCCACGTTCTTCATCAACGGCGTGCGCCACGTGGGGCCGTACGACGCGCGCACGCTCGTCCGCGCGCTCACCGGCTCGGAGCCCGCCGGGGCCGACGCCCAGCCTGCTCCCCGCGCCGACGCGTAG
- the ispG gene encoding flavodoxin-dependent (E)-4-hydroxy-3-methylbut-2-enyl-diphosphate synthase, with amino-acid sequence MPAVNIGMPKVPETLAPRRKSRQIKVGKVLVGGDAPVSVQSMTTTPTTNINATLQQIAELTASGCEIVRVAVPSQDDADVLHIIAAKSQIPVIADIHFQPKYVFQAIDAGCGAVRVNPGNIRKFDDQVGAIAAAAKAAGVSLRIGVNAGSLDRRLLEKYGKATPEALVESAVWEASLFEEHDFHDFKISVKHNDPIVMVKAYRQLAERGDWPLHLGVTEAGPAFQGTIKSATAFGILLAEGIGDTIRVSLSAPPAEEVKVGHQILQSLNLRERKLEIVSCPSCGRAQVDVYTLADNVTEGLKDMTVPLRVAVMGCVVNGPGEAREADLGVASGNGKGQIFVKGQVIKTVPEADIVATLIEEANRIADEMGPDAPVGTAQVLTS; translated from the coding sequence GTGCCAGCCGTCAACATCGGGATGCCCAAGGTCCCCGAAACGCTCGCCCCCCGTCGCAAGAGTCGCCAGATCAAGGTGGGCAAGGTGCTGGTGGGCGGCGACGCCCCCGTGAGCGTCCAGTCGATGACCACGACACCGACGACGAACATCAACGCGACGCTTCAGCAGATCGCCGAGCTCACCGCCTCGGGCTGCGAGATCGTCCGCGTCGCCGTTCCGTCGCAGGACGACGCCGACGTGCTGCACATCATCGCGGCCAAGAGCCAGATCCCGGTGATCGCCGACATCCACTTCCAGCCGAAGTACGTCTTCCAGGCGATCGACGCCGGCTGCGGCGCGGTGCGCGTGAATCCGGGCAACATCCGCAAGTTCGACGACCAGGTGGGCGCGATCGCCGCGGCCGCGAAGGCCGCCGGGGTGTCGCTGCGCATCGGCGTCAACGCCGGCTCCCTCGACAGGCGCCTGCTCGAGAAGTACGGCAAGGCGACACCCGAGGCCCTCGTCGAGAGCGCCGTGTGGGAGGCATCCCTCTTCGAGGAGCACGACTTCCACGACTTCAAGATCTCGGTCAAGCACAACGACCCGATCGTCATGGTGAAGGCCTACCGCCAGCTCGCGGAGAGAGGCGATTGGCCTCTGCACCTCGGCGTGACCGAGGCCGGCCCGGCGTTCCAGGGCACGATCAAGTCGGCGACGGCATTCGGCATCCTCCTCGCGGAGGGCATCGGCGACACGATCCGCGTGTCCCTGTCGGCCCCGCCCGCGGAGGAGGTCAAGGTCGGCCACCAGATCCTCCAGTCGCTGAACCTCCGCGAGCGGAAGCTCGAGATCGTCTCCTGCCCCTCGTGCGGCCGCGCCCAGGTCGACGTCTACACGCTGGCCGACAACGTGACCGAGGGCCTCAAGGACATGACCGTGCCGCTGCGCGTCGCGGTCATGGGCTGCGTCGTGAACGGTCCGGGGGAGGCGCGTGAGGCCGACCTCGGCGTCGCCTCCGGGAACGGCAAGGGCCAGATCTTCGTCAAGGGGCAGGTCATCAAGACCGTGCCCGAGGCCGACATCGTCGCGACACTCATCGAAGAGGCGAACCGCATCGCCGACGAGATGGGCCCCGACGCGCCGGTCGGCACCGCGCAGGTCCTCACGTCCTAG
- a CDS encoding aminoglycoside phosphotransferase family protein → MHESPSEAVSPQTVGGFGRLSVAQRTLVEGWLPGAEVVADLSWNQVETVVLQVRHDDRTLIVKAAGDADHHLGRELDAHEGGYVAPWAGSGNAARLRFADRDARVLVLDRLPGQLAYRTASAIDPEVHRRAGTLLRAFHNLAARPSRGTDAAATRRAIAWLDSTHAIAPDVEGRLRTALAALPPVEADLVPTHGDWQPRNWLVDGDEVRVIDFGRFAFRPAATDFVRLAAQEWRENPACETAFFEGYGRDPRHPSHWILMRLREAVGTACWAHQVGDTEFEAQGHRMISDVLEEFEG, encoded by the coding sequence ATGCACGAGTCCCCGAGCGAGGCCGTGTCGCCGCAGACGGTCGGCGGCTTCGGCCGGCTGTCGGTCGCGCAGCGCACGCTCGTGGAGGGGTGGCTGCCAGGCGCCGAGGTCGTCGCGGATCTCAGCTGGAACCAGGTGGAGACCGTCGTGCTGCAGGTGCGCCACGACGACCGCACCCTCATCGTCAAGGCGGCAGGCGACGCCGATCACCACCTCGGCCGTGAACTCGACGCCCACGAGGGCGGGTATGTCGCGCCCTGGGCAGGGTCTGGTAACGCTGCGAGACTGCGGTTCGCCGACCGCGACGCGCGTGTGCTGGTGCTCGACCGGCTGCCGGGCCAGCTGGCGTATCGCACAGCCTCCGCCATCGACCCCGAGGTGCACCGTCGCGCGGGCACGCTGCTCCGAGCCTTCCACAACCTGGCGGCACGACCGTCGAGGGGGACGGATGCTGCCGCCACTCGCCGTGCGATCGCCTGGCTTGACTCGACCCACGCGATCGCCCCGGACGTCGAAGGGCGGCTGCGGACGGCGCTCGCCGCGCTGCCGCCGGTGGAGGCCGACCTCGTGCCGACCCACGGCGACTGGCAACCACGCAATTGGCTGGTCGACGGCGACGAGGTGCGGGTCATCGATTTCGGCCGCTTCGCCTTCCGCCCCGCCGCGACGGACTTCGTGCGACTGGCCGCGCAGGAGTGGCGTGAGAACCCCGCGTGCGAGACGGCGTTCTTCGAGGGCTACGGCCGCGATCCGCGGCATCCGTCCCACTGGATCCTGATGCGCCTGCGCGAGGCCGTCGGCACCGCCTGCTGGGCGCACCAGGTGGGCGACACCGAGTTCGAGGCGCAGGGCCATCGCATGATCAGCGACGTGCTCGAGGAGTTCGAGGGCTGA
- a CDS encoding benzoate/H(+) symporter BenE family transporter: MSPPAAPAPPEAAAPLSRPIVAGIVTSLVGVTSSFAVVLTGLDAVGATRAQAASGLLVLCLTMGASAILLAWRYRMPITVAWSTPGAAVLAATGAVEGGWPAAVGAFLVTAGLILLTALWPQLGRLIARIPPSIAQAMLAGVLLPLCLAPITGLVLNPWGVVPVLLTWLVFVRVASRWAVPLAFVAASVVVAVDVAVTGATIDPALLVPRLEFTAPTLTFGAVAGLALPLFLVTMASQNVPGIAIMRSFGYQVPWRPAMLVTGVGTALGATAGGHAINLAAISAALAAAPDADPDPRRRWVAGVSTGASGIVLGGLSAALVALVVVAPEAVIPAVAGIALFGAFGSAVQQAIDDPGERLPAVVTFLVAASGVAIAGVSAAFWALAAGLLVREVLHAGRRPR; encoded by the coding sequence GTGTCCCCGCCCGCCGCACCCGCCCCGCCGGAGGCGGCCGCACCGCTGTCGCGGCCCATCGTCGCGGGGATCGTGACGTCGCTGGTCGGCGTGACGAGCTCGTTCGCCGTGGTGCTGACGGGGCTCGACGCCGTCGGCGCCACTCGCGCGCAGGCGGCGAGCGGCCTTCTCGTGCTGTGCCTCACGATGGGGGCGTCGGCGATCCTCCTGGCGTGGCGGTACCGGATGCCGATCACGGTCGCGTGGTCCACGCCCGGTGCCGCCGTGCTCGCCGCCACAGGGGCGGTCGAGGGCGGCTGGCCGGCGGCTGTCGGCGCGTTCCTCGTGACCGCCGGCCTCATCCTGCTGACGGCGCTGTGGCCCCAGCTCGGCCGGCTCATCGCACGTATCCCGCCCTCGATAGCGCAGGCGATGCTCGCCGGCGTGCTGCTCCCCCTCTGCCTCGCGCCGATCACCGGGCTGGTCCTGAACCCGTGGGGCGTCGTCCCCGTGCTGCTCACGTGGCTGGTGTTCGTGCGGGTCGCCTCGCGGTGGGCGGTGCCGCTCGCGTTCGTCGCGGCATCGGTCGTCGTGGCGGTGGATGTCGCGGTCACGGGCGCGACGATCGACCCGGCGCTGCTCGTTCCCCGACTCGAGTTCACGGCGCCGACGCTCACCTTCGGCGCGGTAGCTGGGCTCGCGCTGCCGCTCTTCCTCGTGACGATGGCATCGCAGAACGTGCCCGGCATCGCGATCATGCGCAGTTTCGGCTATCAGGTGCCCTGGCGTCCGGCGATGCTCGTGACGGGCGTCGGCACCGCGCTCGGCGCGACGGCCGGCGGACACGCGATCAACCTCGCCGCGATCAGCGCCGCGCTCGCCGCGGCCCCCGACGCTGATCCCGACCCCCGGCGGCGCTGGGTCGCGGGCGTGTCGACGGGTGCGAGCGGCATCGTGCTCGGTGGGCTCTCGGCAGCACTCGTCGCGCTGGTCGTGGTGGCGCCGGAGGCCGTCATCCCGGCGGTCGCCGGCATCGCGCTGTTCGGCGCGTTCGGCTCAGCCGTGCAGCAGGCGATCGACGATCCGGGGGAGCGGCTGCCGGCGGTGGTGACCTTCCTCGTGGCGGCGTCGGGCGTCGCGATCGCGGGTGTGAGCGCTGCGTTCTGGGCTCTCGCGGCCGGACTCCTGGTGCGTGAGGTGCTGCACGCCGGGCGCCGCCCTCGCTGA
- a CDS encoding TetR/AcrR family transcriptional regulator, producing MAWDTERTRRLLLEAATSEFSEHGLAGARVDRIAEAAGVNKERIYQYFGKKDELFATVLAEALEAALQAVQVEGTGPQAVGDYAARLFDHHMANGHIPRLVYWEGLERGIAAADSPVRAEFHAEKVTRIQRMLPGVGRVEAGELLLTLVSLVNAWPVLPQLDALIVPGAGDGAARIAARRAAIVATVTAAAAAVTVAVEPAVG from the coding sequence ATGGCGTGGGACACCGAGCGCACCAGGCGGCTGCTGCTGGAAGCGGCGACGTCGGAGTTCAGCGAGCACGGGCTCGCCGGGGCGCGCGTGGACCGCATCGCAGAGGCAGCCGGCGTCAACAAGGAGCGCATCTACCAGTACTTCGGCAAGAAGGACGAGCTCTTCGCCACCGTGCTGGCGGAGGCGCTCGAGGCCGCGTTGCAGGCGGTCCAGGTCGAGGGCACCGGGCCCCAAGCCGTGGGCGACTACGCCGCGAGGCTGTTCGACCACCACATGGCGAACGGCCACATCCCGCGCCTCGTCTACTGGGAAGGGCTCGAGCGCGGCATCGCGGCGGCCGACAGCCCGGTGCGAGCCGAGTTCCACGCCGAGAAGGTCACGCGCATTCAGCGCATGCTGCCGGGCGTCGGCCGCGTCGAGGCCGGGGAGCTGCTGCTCACCCTCGTGAGCCTCGTCAATGCCTGGCCGGTGCTGCCGCAGCTCGACGCCCTCATCGTGCCGGGCGCAGGTGATGGCGCCGCGCGCATCGCAGCGCGTCGCGCGGCGATCGTCGCCACGGTGACCGCTGCCGCCGCGGCGGTCACCGTGGCGGTGGAGCCCGCCGTCGGCTGA